In Flavobacterium okayamense, a single window of DNA contains:
- a CDS encoding BamA/TamA family outer membrane protein has product MRKFSSKIAILFLISILYSACSSTKKVGKNEQLLTKNILSINDTIIKSEKIESLLYQKPNSSVLGFPLRLNMYNLAKDNPDSAYYKWLDRKPNRRKNLAKILSDKQVDRLSQSFLVSGLSRTLKNLGEEPVIIDNKKVLKSRNRLKDYYTFIKGYFDVEIDTKIDSVGDKKGKVTYIIKTGRAYTLDTITHEIETPALDTLYTKIENKTLIKKGDVFNNENLSLERERITNYFRNNGVFHFQVNNISYDVIDTINPYKNYKLNVVTRIENRDVRKGDTIVKEPFKVFKISQVNIFTNSRKNEIDKQNDSATYKDYNIYSLGKLNYKPKALANSVFINKGDLYSDNNRKLTSTAFNNLRVFNFPTIEYVEDTINGKSELIANIYLTPIKKYNLTAFLDLTHSNIQDFGITGGLSYTFRNIFRGAEILEISGKGNIGSSQDLANPNNTFFNISEYGGNVKLTFPRIFFPLNTSSIIKKEMFPTTQFNTGFAIQNNIGLDKQTLTGGINYNWSTNDNRNNFKFELVGINYVRNLNVGNYFNVYRTSYNTLNSLAQIYNVNPAYVDGNGELIFENTLDFVADVLDGNTSLTSGDEDYKSVSSIFERYNRLTEDNLIVSSSFTFNRSTKTNFTDRNYYNFRAKLESAGNLLSLFAQNVKPEETVSANGNKKLFGIEYSQYAKGEIEYVKHWDLGGQSSIAIRTFGGLAIPYGNGTSIPFSRSYFGGGSNDNRGWQAYSLGPGRSGSQFDFNEANMKLGFNSEYRFNFFGQLNGALFTDIGNIWNIYDNVEDPDFIFQGIKSLNDLAVGSGIGFRYDFNYFVFRLDFGYKVHNPARPEGDRWFKDVSFGKTVLNFGINYPF; this is encoded by the coding sequence TTGAGAAAATTTTCATCAAAAATAGCAATACTATTTTTAATTAGTATACTTTATTCAGCTTGTTCTTCTACTAAAAAAGTTGGAAAGAATGAACAGCTACTTACTAAAAACATTTTAAGCATTAATGATACAATTATAAAAAGTGAAAAAATAGAAAGCTTATTGTATCAAAAACCCAATAGCTCTGTATTAGGTTTTCCGCTTCGTTTAAATATGTATAATTTAGCAAAGGACAATCCGGATTCGGCTTATTACAAATGGCTTGACAGAAAACCAAACAGAAGAAAAAATCTTGCAAAAATCCTTTCTGACAAACAAGTGGATAGACTAAGTCAATCCTTTTTAGTTTCGGGCTTAAGTAGAACATTAAAAAACTTAGGAGAAGAACCTGTAATTATTGATAACAAAAAAGTCTTAAAATCGAGAAACAGATTAAAAGACTATTACACCTTTATTAAAGGTTATTTTGATGTAGAAATCGACACTAAAATAGACTCTGTTGGCGATAAAAAAGGTAAAGTTACTTATATTATAAAAACTGGAAGAGCCTATACTCTTGATACAATTACTCACGAAATAGAAACTCCAGCTTTAGATACACTTTACACTAAAATTGAAAACAAAACTTTAATCAAAAAAGGTGATGTTTTTAACAATGAAAATCTAAGTCTTGAAAGAGAGAGAATAACGAATTACTTTAGAAACAATGGAGTTTTCCACTTTCAAGTAAATAATATTTCATATGATGTAATTGACACAATAAACCCTTATAAAAACTACAAACTTAATGTAGTAACTAGAATTGAAAATAGAGATGTTAGAAAAGGTGACACAATTGTAAAAGAACCTTTCAAAGTCTTTAAAATTAGCCAAGTTAATATTTTTACTAATAGTCGTAAAAATGAGATAGACAAGCAAAACGATAGCGCTACTTATAAAGATTACAACATTTATAGTCTTGGAAAATTAAATTACAAGCCAAAAGCTCTTGCGAATTCTGTTTTTATTAATAAGGGCGATTTATACAGTGACAATAATAGAAAACTTACTTCTACTGCTTTTAACAATTTAAGAGTATTCAACTTTCCAACTATAGAATATGTTGAAGACACTATAAACGGCAAAAGTGAACTTATTGCAAATATTTATTTAACGCCAATTAAAAAATACAATTTAACCGCATTTTTAGATTTAACTCATTCTAATATCCAAGATTTTGGTATTACTGGAGGCTTATCCTATACATTTAGAAATATTTTTAGAGGAGCTGAAATTTTAGAAATTTCAGGAAAAGGAAATATTGGTTCTTCACAAGATTTAGCGAATCCTAATAATACTTTCTTTAATATTTCAGAATATGGTGGCAATGTAAAATTAACATTCCCAAGAATTTTCTTTCCTTTAAATACCAGTTCGATAATTAAGAAAGAAATGTTTCCAACAACTCAATTCAATACTGGTTTTGCTATTCAAAATAATATTGGACTTGATAAACAAACTTTGACGGGAGGAATTAACTATAATTGGTCTACTAATGACAACAGAAATAACTTTAAATTTGAATTAGTAGGAATTAATTATGTTAGAAATCTTAACGTAGGAAACTATTTTAATGTTTATAGAACATCTTATAATACATTAAATAGTTTGGCACAAATTTACAATGTTAATCCCGCTTATGTTGATGGAAATGGTGAGTTAATTTTTGAAAACACTTTAGATTTTGTAGCTGATGTTTTAGATGGAAATACTTCTCTTACGTCAGGTGATGAAGACTATAAATCTGTTTCGAGTATATTTGAACGCTACAATAGATTAACTGAGGACAACCTAATTGTTTCATCAAGTTTTACATTCAACCGTTCTACAAAAACTAATTTCACCGATAGAAATTATTACAATTTCAGAGCAAAACTAGAATCGGCTGGTAATCTTTTATCTTTATTTGCTCAAAATGTAAAACCAGAAGAAACTGTTAGTGCAAATGGTAATAAAAAATTGTTTGGCATTGAATATTCTCAATATGCAAAAGGTGAAATTGAATATGTTAAACATTGGGATTTAGGAGGACAAAGCAGTATTGCAATAAGAACTTTTGGCGGATTAGCCATTCCTTATGGAAACGGAACATCAATACCATTTTCACGAAGTTATTTTGGTGGAGGTTCTAACGATAATAGAGGCTGGCAAGCTTATAGTTTAGGTCCAGGAAGAAGTGGAAGTCAATTTGATTTTAACGAAGCGAATATGAAATTAGGATTTAACTCAGAATATCGTTTTAACTTTTTTGGTCAACTTAATGGTGCTTTATTTACTGATATTGGAAATATTTGGAACATTTATGATAATGTTGAAGATCCTGATTTTATATTTCAAGGTATAAAATCTTTAAATGATTTAGCCGTAGGTTCGGGAATTGGGTTCCGTTATGATTTTAATTATTTTGTTTTTAGATTAGATTTTGGTTATAAAGTTCACAATCCTGCACGTCCAGAAGGAGATAGATGGTTTAAAGATGTAAGTTTTGGAAAAACCGTTCTAAATTTTGGTATTAATTATCCATTCTAA
- the fbaA gene encoding class II fructose-bisphosphate aldolase, translated as MSHNIKPGVATGDQVQEIFNYAKEKGFALPAVNVVGSSTINGVLETAAKLNAPVIIQFSNGGAQFNAGKGLSNENQKSAILGAVAGAKHVHTLAEAYGATVILHTDHCAKNLLPWIDGLLDASEKYFAETGKSLFSSHMIDLSEEPLEENIEISKKYLERMSKIGMTLEIELGITGGEEDGVDNSDVDSSKLYTQPEEVAYAYEELMKVSPKFTIAAAFGNVHGVYKPGNVKLTPKILRNSQEYVQNKYNTGNNPVDFVFHGGSGSTLEEIREAISYGVIKMNIDTDLQFAFTEGIRDYMTEKIDYLKTQIGNPEGPESPNKKYYDPRAWVRKGEATFNQRLEQAFADLNNVNTL; from the coding sequence ATGAGTCATAACATCAAACCGGGCGTTGCAACGGGAGATCAAGTTCAAGAGATATTTAATTATGCTAAAGAAAAAGGGTTTGCTTTACCTGCAGTAAATGTTGTAGGTTCTAGTACAATTAATGGTGTTCTTGAAACTGCTGCTAAATTAAACGCTCCTGTTATTATTCAATTTTCAAACGGTGGCGCACAATTTAATGCAGGAAAAGGTTTAAGTAATGAAAATCAAAAATCTGCTATTTTAGGTGCTGTTGCTGGAGCTAAACATGTTCACACACTTGCGGAAGCTTATGGGGCTACTGTAATTTTGCATACTGACCATTGTGCTAAAAATTTATTACCATGGATTGATGGTCTTTTAGACGCATCTGAAAAATATTTTGCAGAAACAGGCAAATCGTTATTCAGTTCGCACATGATTGATTTATCGGAAGAGCCTTTAGAAGAGAATATTGAAATTTCAAAAAAATACCTTGAAAGAATGAGCAAAATAGGTATGACACTTGAAATTGAATTAGGAATCACTGGTGGTGAAGAAGATGGTGTAGATAATTCTGACGTTGATAGTTCTAAATTATACACTCAACCTGAAGAAGTGGCTTACGCTTATGAAGAATTGATGAAAGTTAGTCCAAAATTCACTATTGCTGCAGCATTTGGAAATGTTCATGGAGTTTACAAACCCGGTAACGTAAAGTTAACCCCTAAAATCTTAAGAAACTCACAGGAATACGTTCAAAATAAATACAACACTGGAAACAATCCAGTAGACTTCGTTTTCCATGGCGGTTCAGGTTCTACTTTAGAAGAAATAAGAGAAGCTATTTCTTATGGTGTAATCAAAATGAACATCGATACAGATTTACAATTTGCATTTACAGAAGGTATTCGTGATTATATGACAGAAAAAATCGACTACTTAAAAACTCAAATTGGTAATCCTGAAGGTCCAGAAAGTCCAAATAAAAAATACTACGACCCTAGAGCTTGGGTTCGTAAAGGAGAAGCTACTTTTAATCAAAGATTAGAACAAGCATTCGCTGATTTAAATAACGTTAACACTTTATAA
- the accD gene encoding acetyl-CoA carboxylase, carboxyltransferase subunit beta yields MAWFKRKEKGITTPTEEKKDVPKGLWYKSPTGKIVDTEELAKNLWVSPEDDFHVRIGSAEYFQILFDDNEFTELDAKMTSKDPLKFEDTKKYKDRLKDVMDKTKLKDAVRTAVGKSKGKDLVVACMDFAFIGGSMGAVVGEKIARAIDYSIKNKVPFLMISKSGGARMMEAALSLMQLAKTSAKLAQLAEAKIPYISLCTDPTTGGTTASYAMLGDINIGEPGALIGFAGPRVVKDTTGKDLPEGFQTSEFLLEHGFLDFIVHRKELKDRVNLYIDLIENNEIR; encoded by the coding sequence ATGGCTTGGTTTAAGAGAAAAGAAAAAGGGATTACAACCCCTACTGAAGAAAAAAAAGATGTTCCTAAAGGTCTTTGGTACAAATCTCCTACAGGAAAAATTGTTGATACTGAAGAGCTTGCAAAAAACCTTTGGGTTAGTCCAGAAGATGATTTTCATGTTAGAATTGGAAGCGCAGAATATTTTCAAATCTTATTTGATGATAATGAATTCACTGAGCTAGATGCTAAAATGACGTCTAAAGATCCATTAAAATTCGAAGACACTAAGAAATACAAAGATCGTCTTAAAGATGTAATGGACAAAACAAAATTAAAAGATGCAGTACGTACAGCAGTTGGAAAATCTAAAGGAAAAGATTTAGTTGTTGCTTGTATGGATTTTGCTTTTATTGGCGGGTCAATGGGAGCTGTTGTTGGAGAAAAAATAGCGAGAGCTATTGATTATTCAATAAAAAACAAAGTGCCTTTTTTAATGATTTCGAAATCAGGAGGAGCTCGTATGATGGAAGCTGCTTTATCTTTAATGCAGTTAGCGAAAACCTCAGCAAAACTTGCTCAGTTAGCTGAAGCTAAAATTCCATACATTTCTTTATGTACAGACCCAACAACCGGAGGAACAACTGCTTCTTACGCCATGTTAGGCGACATTAACATAGGAGAACCTGGAGCCTTAATTGGTTTTGCAGGTCCGCGTGTTGTTAAAGATACTACAGGAAAAGATTTACCTGAAGGTTTCCAAACTTCAGAATTCTTATTAGAACATGGTTTCCTTGATTTTATTGTTCATAGAAAAGAACTAAAAGATAGAGTAAATCTTTATATTGATTTAATCGAAAACAACGAAATTAGATAA
- a CDS encoding TonB-dependent receptor plug domain-containing protein produces MKKNILIIVAMIPFLGFSQTDKDTIKSVNLEEVILSKKVVKDFDNLPNQVEIIDQKEIEFQNYQTTAEMLSNSGKLFVQKSQQGGGSPSIRGFEASRVLLLVDGIRMNNLIFRAGHLQNVITVDENMLGNVGVFYGPSSTLFGSDALGGTVNMNTKNVKYLKDAKKKFSGGINARYGSVNEEKSVAFDLNYAKDNFASLTIFSYNDFGDLKMGKQKNHNGDYFGERPTYVETINGVDQVVTNDNKYVQKFTGYKQYNALQKLAYKTNRGFEHQLNLQFSTTSNVPRYDRLSETSGSVLKHAEWYYGPQQRILGIYSLSKEKAFLNSDMTFNLAYQNAQESRHNRRFGNYNLQHREESVNVYSASLEMEHKFLKGELFYGFESYFETLNSSAYAKNINTGQVSGLDSRYPNGDNNMFRNDLYISFNENISTQTFWNIGGRVGYTTLKSSISEDAYFPLPFNDVSQGNLTYSGTLGIKHKTSNNFALKGNISSGFRVPNIDDLAKIFESGGGYLVVPNEDLKPEKSVTADFGIEVQSDSKNVKFENTYFYTRLFDAIVTDNFNYEGQSEIMYDGTLSQVLANQNQGKAFITGISTNFFAQLMPQFDFNASFNYTLGRIIDEEGNKPLDHIAPYFGKVGLTYKVSKVNLEAYMLYHGKKDIKDYYLNGEDNEQYAPKGGMPAWETYNFKMSVSLFENVILYVGCENILDTQYRVFASGINAPGRNIYGSIQYKF; encoded by the coding sequence ATGAAAAAAAATATTTTAATTATTGTTGCGATGATTCCTTTTTTGGGATTTTCGCAAACAGATAAAGATACCATAAAGTCAGTCAATTTGGAAGAAGTGATTCTTTCTAAAAAAGTCGTTAAAGATTTCGATAATTTACCTAATCAAGTTGAAATTATTGATCAAAAAGAAATTGAATTTCAAAATTATCAAACTACAGCCGAAATGCTTTCAAATTCTGGAAAGTTATTCGTTCAAAAATCGCAACAAGGTGGTGGAAGCCCATCTATTAGAGGTTTTGAGGCAAGTAGAGTATTGTTATTAGTTGATGGTATTCGAATGAATAACTTAATTTTTAGAGCTGGACATTTACAAAATGTAATTACTGTAGATGAGAATATGTTAGGTAATGTAGGTGTTTTTTATGGTCCATCATCTACGCTTTTCGGAAGTGATGCTTTAGGCGGAACTGTAAATATGAATACAAAAAATGTAAAATATTTAAAAGATGCTAAAAAAAAGTTTTCTGGCGGAATTAACGCACGATATGGCTCAGTAAATGAAGAGAAATCGGTAGCATTTGACTTAAATTATGCTAAAGATAATTTTGCTTCCCTTACTATTTTTAGCTATAATGATTTTGGCGATTTAAAAATGGGTAAACAAAAGAATCATAATGGAGATTATTTTGGTGAAAGACCTACTTATGTTGAAACCATAAATGGAGTTGACCAAGTGGTTACAAATGACAATAAATATGTTCAAAAATTTACAGGTTATAAGCAATACAATGCATTACAGAAGTTGGCTTATAAAACGAATAGGGGTTTTGAACATCAATTGAATTTGCAATTTTCGACTACTTCGAACGTTCCTCGTTATGATAGACTTTCAGAAACTTCTGGTTCTGTTTTAAAACATGCCGAATGGTATTATGGCCCGCAACAGCGCATTTTAGGAATTTATTCGTTATCTAAAGAAAAAGCATTTTTAAATAGTGATATGACGTTTAATTTGGCTTATCAAAATGCTCAAGAAAGTCGTCACAACAGAAGATTTGGTAATTATAATTTGCAACATAGAGAAGAAAGTGTTAATGTTTATTCGGCTTCATTAGAAATGGAGCATAAGTTTTTAAAAGGTGAATTGTTTTATGGATTCGAATCGTATTTTGAAACTTTAAATTCTTCGGCGTATGCTAAAAACATTAATACTGGACAAGTTTCTGGTTTAGATTCTCGCTATCCTAATGGCGATAATAATATGTTTAGAAATGATTTATATATTTCGTTTAACGAGAATATTTCAACTCAAACTTTTTGGAATATTGGCGGTAGAGTAGGTTATACTACTTTAAAATCTTCAATTAGTGAGGATGCTTATTTCCCGTTGCCTTTTAATGATGTTTCTCAAGGAAATTTAACGTACAGTGGAACATTAGGAATAAAACATAAAACATCTAATAATTTTGCTCTTAAAGGAAATATTTCTTCTGGTTTTAGAGTACCTAATATTGATGATTTAGCTAAAATATTCGAATCGGGTGGTGGTTATTTAGTGGTGCCAAATGAAGATTTAAAGCCAGAAAAATCTGTTACTGCTGATTTTGGAATTGAAGTTCAATCGGATTCTAAAAATGTGAAATTCGAAAACACATATTTCTATACAAGATTATTTGATGCAATTGTGACCGATAATTTTAACTATGAAGGTCAAAGTGAAATTATGTATGATGGAACTTTGAGTCAGGTTTTAGCAAATCAAAATCAAGGAAAAGCATTTATAACTGGAATTTCGACTAATTTCTTTGCTCAATTAATGCCGCAATTTGATTTTAATGCTTCGTTCAATTATACTTTAGGTAGAATTATAGACGAGGAAGGAAATAAACCATTAGATCATATAGCACCTTATTTCGGTAAAGTAGGTTTAACTTATAAAGTAAGTAAAGTAAACCTCGAAGCATATATGCTTTACCATGGTAAAAAGGACATTAAAGATTACTATTTAAATGGTGAAGATAATGAGCAATATGCGCCAAAGGGAGGAATGCCAGCTTGGGAAACCTATAACTTTAAAATGAGTGTTTCTTTATTTGAAAATGTTATTTTGTATGTAGGTTGCGAAAATATTTTAGATACGCAATATCGTGTTTTTGCTTCTGGAATTAATGCGCCTGGTAGAAATATTTATGGCAGTATTCAATATAAATTCTAA
- a CDS encoding ABC transporter permease: MLLYLRLLKESFGFAINALRTNKLRTFLSLLGVTIGIFSIIAVLAAVDSMDKKIKEDLSDMDLNTVYLIRFSFGPSDVPRWKREQFPDVTYEEYEYLRRNVHGIDKMSFNLFTRNENIKYENKTVSSIRVKPSTDEFIDIEPIKIEKGRFFNEAESNSGTPVIVIGNEVAEGLFGNTEPIGKKIRLYGQRFTVIGVLKKQGEGMFGDSSDVAVFFPVNFIRRLYGDNSDMLTPAILIKPERGIDIEEFKAELTQNLRTFRGVKPGEINNFFLNVLSGFTDFIDNIVGQMNKIGWGISIFSLLVGGFGIANIMFVSVKERTNLIGIQKALGAKNKFILFQFLFEAVILSVIGGLIGMFLVWIIAIILSSALDFEFVLSTKNILLGSGLAAFIGLIAGIVPAISASKLDPVEAIRTGM; encoded by the coding sequence ATGCTTTTATACCTTCGTTTACTTAAAGAGAGTTTTGGTTTTGCAATTAACGCATTGCGAACTAATAAACTGCGTACTTTTCTTTCCTTATTAGGGGTTACTATTGGTATTTTTTCAATTATTGCAGTACTTGCAGCTGTTGATTCAATGGATAAAAAAATTAAAGAAGATTTAAGCGATATGGATTTGAATACTGTTTACTTAATTCGATTTTCATTCGGACCTTCGGATGTGCCAAGGTGGAAGAGAGAACAGTTTCCAGATGTAACTTACGAAGAATACGAATACCTTAGAAGAAATGTTCACGGAATAGATAAAATGTCTTTTAATCTTTTTACGAGAAACGAAAATATTAAATACGAAAATAAAACAGTTAGTTCAATTCGTGTAAAGCCTTCAACAGATGAATTTATTGATATTGAACCAATTAAAATTGAAAAGGGAAGATTTTTTAACGAAGCAGAATCTAATTCCGGTACTCCAGTTATTGTTATTGGGAATGAAGTAGCTGAAGGATTATTTGGAAATACTGAGCCAATTGGTAAAAAGATTAGACTTTATGGGCAACGTTTTACAGTTATTGGTGTGCTAAAAAAACAAGGAGAAGGAATGTTTGGAGACAGTAGTGATGTAGCAGTATTTTTTCCGGTGAATTTCATTAGAAGACTTTATGGAGACAATAGCGATATGTTAACTCCAGCTATTTTAATTAAGCCTGAAAGAGGAATTGATATTGAAGAATTTAAAGCTGAACTCACTCAAAATTTGAGAACTTTTAGAGGGGTTAAGCCTGGAGAAATAAATAATTTCTTTTTAAATGTTTTATCTGGATTTACTGATTTTATTGATAATATAGTCGGACAAATGAATAAAATAGGTTGGGGGATTAGTATTTTTTCATTGTTAGTTGGTGGATTTGGGATAGCTAATATTATGTTTGTTTCTGTTAAAGAGCGAACAAATTTAATTGGTATTCAAAAAGCTTTAGGTGCAAAAAATAAATTTATATTATTTCAATTTTTATTTGAAGCTGTTATTCTGTCTGTTATTGGTGGTTTAATAGGAATGTTTTTAGTTTGGATAATTGCTATAATATTAAGTTCTGCTTTAGATTTCGAATTTGTATTGAGTACTAAAAATATTTTATTAGGATCAGGATTAGCTGCATTTATTGGATTAATAGCTGGAATTGTTCCTGCAATTTCGGCTTCTAAGTTAGATCCTGTTGAAGCAATTCGCACCGGAATGTAA
- the purH gene encoding bifunctional phosphoribosylaminoimidazolecarboxamide formyltransferase/IMP cyclohydrolase has translation MNTTKTIQSALISVFDKTGLEPIVKALHQNQVIIYSTGGTEAFIKDLGIPVVAVESVTDYPSILGGRVKTLHPKIFGGILNRQDNPSDVEQMNEFNIPQIDLVIVDLYPFEKTVASGANEADIIEKIDIGGISLIRAAAKNFKDTVIVASVNEYSEFLKYYTTEKGATTIEQRRLLATKAFHVSSNYDTAIFNYFNTDETYFKASIENGETLRYGENPHQKGFFFGNFNEMFTKLNGKELSYNNLLDVDAAVNLMNEFKGDAPTFAILKHNNACGLATRSTMKAAYVDALAGDPTSAFGGVLIANGNIDLATAEEIHNLFCEVVIAPSFDNEAVTLLSEKKNRILLVLNNVTLSEKQVRTCLNGLLVQDKDNITDTKAQLQNVTNLKPSDSEIEDLLFASKICKHTKSNTIVLAKNKQLCASGTGQTSRVDALRQAIEKANSFNFDLNGAVMASDAFFPFPDCVEIANNAGVKSVIQPGGSIKDELSINYCNENKMAMVFTGTRHFKH, from the coding sequence ATGAACACAACAAAAACCATCCAATCAGCATTAATTTCAGTCTTCGACAAGACAGGATTAGAACCTATCGTAAAAGCCCTTCATCAAAACCAAGTTATTATTTATTCTACTGGTGGAACTGAAGCTTTTATTAAAGATTTAGGTATTCCTGTTGTTGCAGTAGAGAGTGTTACTGATTACCCTTCAATTTTAGGCGGAAGAGTTAAAACTTTACACCCTAAAATTTTTGGTGGAATATTAAATCGTCAAGACAATCCAAGTGATGTTGAGCAAATGAATGAATTTAATATTCCTCAAATAGACTTGGTTATTGTTGACTTATATCCTTTTGAAAAAACTGTAGCTTCTGGAGCTAATGAAGCAGACATCATTGAGAAAATCGATATTGGTGGAATTTCTTTAATTAGAGCTGCGGCCAAAAACTTTAAAGACACTGTAATTGTAGCGTCTGTTAATGAATATAGCGAATTTTTAAAATATTATACAACTGAAAAAGGAGCTACTACAATTGAACAAAGAAGACTTTTAGCAACAAAAGCTTTTCACGTTTCATCAAATTACGATACAGCAATTTTCAATTACTTTAATACTGATGAAACCTATTTTAAAGCTAGTATTGAAAATGGAGAAACACTTAGATATGGAGAAAACCCTCATCAAAAAGGATTTTTCTTTGGAAACTTTAATGAAATGTTTACTAAGTTAAATGGTAAAGAATTATCATATAATAATTTACTAGATGTTGATGCAGCAGTCAATCTAATGAATGAATTTAAAGGAGATGCACCTACATTTGCTATTTTAAAGCACAATAACGCTTGTGGTTTAGCTACAAGAAGCACAATGAAAGCGGCTTACGTAGACGCATTAGCTGGAGACCCAACATCAGCTTTTGGCGGAGTTTTAATTGCCAATGGAAATATTGACTTAGCAACTGCTGAAGAAATCCACAACTTATTCTGTGAAGTAGTTATCGCTCCATCTTTTGACAATGAAGCTGTTACTTTACTTTCTGAAAAGAAGAACAGAATTTTACTAGTTTTAAATAATGTAACATTATCTGAAAAACAAGTTCGAACTTGCTTAAATGGATTGTTAGTTCAAGATAAAGACAATATAACAGACACAAAGGCACAATTACAAAATGTTACAAATTTAAAACCTAGTGATAGTGAAATTGAAGATTTATTATTTGCTTCAAAGATTTGTAAGCACACTAAATCAAACACTATTGTATTGGCAAAAAACAAACAGCTTTGTGCTTCAGGAACTGGACAAACATCGAGAGTAGATGCTTTAAGACAAGCTATTGAAAAAGCAAATTCATTTAATTTTGATTTAAATGGTGCTGTAATGGCTAGTGATGCATTTTTTCCATTTCCTGATTGTGTTGAAATTGCTAATAATGCTGGTGTTAAATCTGTCATTCAACCTGGTGGTTCAATTAAAGACGAATTAAGTATAAATTATTGTAATGAAAATAAAATGGCTATGGTTTTCACAGGAACACGTCATTTTAAACATTAA
- a CDS encoding rod shape-determining protein, which translates to MGFFDFMTEDIAIDLGTANTLIIHNDKVVIDSPSIVARDRITGKIIAVGKEANMMQGKTHENIKTIRPLKDGVIADFDASEKMINMFIKSIPALKKKLFTPALRMVICIPSGITEVEMRAVKESAERVNGKEVYLIHEPMAAAIGIGVDIMQPKGNMIVDIGGGTTEIAVIALGGIVCDKSVKIAGDVFTNDIIYYMRTQHNLFVGESTAEKIKIQIGAATEDLDSPPDEMSVQGRDLLTGKPKQVDVSYREIAKALDKSIQRIEDAVMETLSQTPPELAADIYNTGIYLAGGGSMLRGLDKRISLKTDLPVYIAEDPLRAVVRGTGIALKNINKYKSILIK; encoded by the coding sequence ATGGGATTTTTTGATTTTATGACTGAGGACATCGCAATTGACCTTGGTACTGCTAATACCTTAATTATTCATAATGACAAAGTCGTTATCGACAGCCCTTCCATAGTAGCTCGAGATAGAATTACTGGAAAGATAATTGCTGTGGGTAAAGAAGCCAATATGATGCAAGGTAAAACGCATGAAAACATTAAAACCATACGACCTCTAAAAGATGGTGTAATTGCCGATTTTGATGCTTCGGAAAAAATGATAAACATGTTTATCAAAAGCATTCCTGCATTAAAGAAAAAATTATTTACTCCAGCTTTACGAATGGTTATCTGTATTCCTTCTGGTATTACAGAAGTTGAAATGCGTGCCGTTAAAGAATCTGCAGAAAGAGTAAATGGTAAAGAAGTTTACTTAATACACGAGCCTATGGCAGCAGCTATTGGTATTGGTGTAGATATCATGCAACCGAAAGGAAATATGATTGTTGATATTGGAGGTGGTACTACAGAAATAGCAGTTATTGCTCTTGGTGGAATTGTTTGTGACAAATCAGTTAAAATTGCGGGTGATGTTTTTACAAATGATATCATTTACTATATGAGAACTCAACACAATTTATTTGTTGGTGAATCTACTGCCGAAAAAATTAAAATTCAAATTGGTGCTGCAACTGAAGACTTAGATAGTCCTCCAGATGAAATGTCAGTTCAAGGTAGAGATTTATTAACTGGAAAACCTAAACAAGTTGATGTTTCTTACCGAGAAATTGCAAAAGCCTTGGATAAATCTATTCAACGTATTGAAGACGCAGTAATGGAAACGTTATCGCAAACTCCTCCAGAATTAGCAGCCGACATTTATAATACGGGAATTTACTTAGCAGGTGGAGGTTCAATGCTTAGAGGACTTGACAAACGTATTTCTCTAAAAACTGATTTACCAGTTTACATCGCAGAAGACCCTTTAAGAGCAGTGGTAAGAGGAACAGGAATTGCTCTAAAAAACATTAATAAGTATAAAAGTATTTTGATTAAATAA